The Blautia hydrogenotrophica DSM 10507 genome window below encodes:
- a CDS encoding DUF5067 domain-containing protein → MRKQPTTLENTEVAVKKKSRAPIVALILLLLLVLLGCAGYYLLLREQPKKAVSRFLDYAKAFNLDGMSSCVQGNKLEGLEENKLNSEAYQPFFQAVNQKLEYKITGLDFHKDKATVTVEINYFDGTETYKEAISEFFRSGMQQLFTGGDMTPKENEELLVGILSEKAKNLPDKLTTTTVKYPCKKVDKQWKITKVDTDTINVITANFGAFTEELENSTEELNAMESEGTTADEPQTQDADSSDDTQTTSTDDGILDYSCDRFTVKYDRHELAEDYSGNQCLLVYYNYTNTSSEATQPMVNVSLRAVQNNEACEAAFPVDDNEAMDNYMAEIPAGNTVSVCQSFELKDTSDVTLELSEAYSFNEDVDTQTLKLQ, encoded by the coding sequence ATGAGAAAGCAACCAACAACCTTAGAAAATACAGAAGTTGCGGTAAAAAAGAAGTCCCGCGCTCCCATTGTCGCACTGATTTTGCTCTTGCTCTTGGTACTTTTAGGCTGTGCCGGCTATTACCTGCTGCTGAGAGAACAGCCTAAAAAGGCAGTTTCACGCTTCTTGGACTACGCAAAGGCATTTAATCTAGATGGCATGTCATCCTGTGTTCAAGGCAACAAACTAGAAGGCTTGGAAGAAAACAAACTGAACTCTGAAGCTTACCAACCATTTTTTCAGGCTGTGAATCAAAAGCTAGAATACAAGATCACAGGTCTTGATTTTCACAAAGACAAGGCGACTGTCACCGTGGAAATCAATTATTTCGACGGAACTGAGACCTACAAGGAAGCCATAAGTGAATTCTTCCGTTCCGGTATGCAGCAGCTTTTCACTGGCGGAGATATGACCCCCAAAGAAAATGAAGAGCTTCTGGTAGGCATCCTGTCTGAGAAAGCTAAAAATCTCCCGGACAAGCTTACCACAACGACAGTGAAATATCCCTGTAAAAAGGTAGATAAGCAATGGAAAATCACAAAAGTTGACACAGACACCATCAATGTAATTACCGCCAATTTCGGCGCTTTCACAGAAGAACTTGAGAACTCCACAGAAGAGCTGAACGCTATGGAGTCTGAAGGAACCACAGCGGATGAGCCGCAGACACAAGACGCTGACTCTTCTGACGATACCCAGACTACCAGTACGGATGATGGAATTTTAGATTACTCTTGCGACCGCTTTACTGTAAAATACGACCGCCATGAACTCGCGGAGGATTACAGTGGAAATCAATGTCTGCTCGTATATTATAACTATACTAACACCAGCAGCGAAGCTACCCAGCCGATGGTAAACGTCTCTTTGAGAGCCGTTCAAAACAACGAGGCTTGTGAAGCTGCATTCCCAGTGGATGACAATGAAGCCATGGACAATTACATGGCAGAAATCCCTGCCGGCAACACCGTGTCTGTCTGCCAATCTTTTGAGTTAAAGGACACCTCCGATGTAACCTTGGAACTCTCTGAAGCTTACTCCTTCAATGAAGATGTGGACACACAGACTCTAAAGCTTCAATAG
- a CDS encoding DUF378 domain-containing protein → MGNKFLGYFALTIAIIGAVNWGLIGFLDFNLVSFLFGKMSWFSRIIYALVGLCGLYLISFYGNMKSETNSSN, encoded by the coding sequence ATGGGGAATAAATTTTTAGGTTATTTTGCTTTGACCATTGCCATAATCGGAGCAGTTAACTGGGGATTGATCGGATTTTTAGATTTTAATTTGGTGTCTTTCCTCTTCGGTAAGATGTCCTGGTTCTCACGAATCATTTACGCATTAGTAGGACTTTGCGGACTATACCTGATTTCTTTCTACGGAAACATGAAATCTGAGACGAATTCATCTAACTAA
- a CDS encoding lysozyme family protein, with protein sequence MDRHKKKGAGALGRPQKNGNVSGAAARSAAARRRALAARRRRARALRRRRILALLIMGFCLILLAVGLFFGVRGILKIAGQEGEISKENALSSECEAYRPVVEKLADNYDMGEYVDLILAVMMQESSGKLVDVMQSSECKFNERYPREPNGITDTEYSLQCGIQELRDNLQQAGCSGPEDLDRIKIALQAYNFGSDYLNYLSREGQTQWTEENAQAFAKYASKEKKRGEDDPYRENAGPWDYGDQYYPEHVLRYYQ encoded by the coding sequence ATGGACAGACATAAGAAAAAGGGTGCTGGAGCTTTGGGCAGGCCGCAAAAAAATGGCAATGTCTCCGGTGCGGCTGCCCGTTCAGCCGCAGCCAGAAGAAGGGCTCTTGCTGCACGCAGAAGAAGGGCAAGGGCTTTGAGAAGAAGGCGAATTTTGGCACTTTTAATCATGGGATTCTGTTTGATTTTGCTTGCAGTGGGATTGTTTTTTGGCGTCAGGGGAATCTTAAAAATCGCAGGCCAAGAGGGAGAAATTTCAAAAGAAAACGCTTTGAGCAGTGAATGCGAAGCGTATCGTCCGGTTGTAGAAAAACTTGCCGACAATTATGATATGGGAGAGTATGTGGATTTGATCTTGGCCGTGATGATGCAGGAAAGCTCAGGAAAACTAGTGGATGTGATGCAGTCTTCTGAGTGCAAATTTAATGAACGGTATCCCCGGGAGCCCAACGGAATCACGGACACAGAATATTCGTTACAGTGCGGAATCCAGGAACTGCGGGATAATTTACAGCAGGCAGGATGCAGCGGACCGGAGGACTTGGACCGGATAAAGATTGCGCTTCAGGCATATAATTTTGGCAGCGATTATTTAAACTATCTGAGCCGGGAGGGGCAGACCCAGTGGACCGAGGAGAATGCGCAGGCTTTTGCCAAATATGCGAGTAAGGAAAAAAAGCGGGGAGAGGACGATCCTTACCGGGAAAACGCAGGGCCTTGGGATTATGGGGATCAGTATTATCCGGAACATGTTCTGCGTTACTATCAATAA
- the pepF gene encoding oligoendopeptidase F, with protein sequence MSQKNQLPKRSEIAKSDQWRIQDLYANESEWEREYKETQRGLDGYQKFQGRLAKSAKVLFEALQERDRIQMLLERLYVYANQRYHEDTGNSVYQQLSGRAQNLMVKAQGAFSFLEPELMELTEELFERFLEENEKLRLYKRYMEEIFRTRKHVLSKEMEEVMAQVSQIANGPENIFSMFNNADLRFGAVQDEEGNSVELTHGRYAQFLESSDRSVRKAAFERLYGTYGQFQNTLAATFEANVKQAGFFAKMRNYPSARAAALDGGNIPVEVYDQLLTAVHQALPALHRYVELRRRLLGVDVLHMYDLYTPLVSSEKKRYSFEQAKAMVKEGLAALGEDYQELLQKGFDEGWIDVYENQGKRSGAYSWGAYGTHPYVLLNYNGTLNHVFTLAHEMGHALHSWYSDHAQPYPYAGYRIFVAEVASTCNESLLIHDLIGKARDDSEKAYLINYFLEQFRTTVYRQTMFAEFEKIVHEKCALGESLTANVLCEIYRELNRVYFGEGMEIDEQIALEWARIPHFYTPFYVYQYATGFSAAIAISQKIIDGEPEIVEKYKRFLSGGSSMDPVELLKICGVDMTSPQPVTEALRMFERYLEEMESLTLG encoded by the coding sequence ATGAGCCAGAAGAATCAACTGCCAAAGAGATCAGAGATAGCAAAGAGTGATCAGTGGAGAATTCAAGATCTCTATGCAAATGAAAGTGAATGGGAGAGGGAGTATAAGGAGACGCAGCGAGGACTGGATGGCTATCAGAAATTTCAGGGAAGACTGGCAAAGAGCGCAAAAGTTCTTTTTGAGGCTTTGCAGGAACGGGACAGGATTCAGATGCTCTTGGAGCGGCTGTATGTCTATGCGAACCAGAGATATCATGAGGACACTGGGAACAGTGTGTATCAACAGTTGTCTGGACGGGCCCAGAATCTGATGGTAAAGGCTCAGGGAGCGTTTTCCTTTTTGGAACCTGAGCTGATGGAATTGACAGAGGAGCTTTTTGAAAGGTTTCTGGAAGAGAATGAAAAATTGCGGCTGTACAAAAGATATATGGAAGAAATTTTTCGAACCAGGAAACATGTGTTGTCAAAGGAAATGGAAGAGGTGATGGCTCAGGTCTCTCAGATTGCCAATGGACCGGAAAACATTTTTTCCATGTTTAACAATGCAGATCTTCGATTTGGAGCTGTGCAGGACGAAGAAGGAAATTCTGTGGAGCTGACTCACGGCAGATATGCGCAGTTTTTGGAGAGCAGCGACCGAAGTGTCAGAAAGGCAGCGTTTGAACGGCTTTATGGAACCTACGGACAGTTTCAGAATACGCTGGCAGCTACGTTTGAGGCAAACGTCAAGCAAGCGGGCTTTTTTGCGAAGATGAGAAACTACCCGTCTGCCCGGGCAGCCGCTCTAGATGGAGGCAATATACCGGTGGAAGTGTATGACCAGCTTCTGACGGCGGTACATCAGGCGCTCCCAGCCTTGCACCGGTACGTGGAGCTTCGCAGGCGTCTTTTGGGGGTGGATGTGCTGCACATGTATGACCTATACACTCCCTTGGTCTCATCGGAAAAAAAGAGATACTCTTTTGAACAGGCAAAAGCCATGGTCAAGGAAGGATTGGCCGCTTTGGGTGAAGACTACCAGGAATTGCTGCAAAAGGGGTTTGATGAAGGATGGATTGATGTCTATGAAAATCAAGGAAAACGCAGCGGAGCTTATTCCTGGGGGGCTTATGGAACCCATCCCTATGTCCTGCTGAACTATAATGGGACGCTGAATCATGTATTTACCCTGGCTCACGAGATGGGACATGCGCTGCACAGCTGGTATTCAGACCATGCACAGCCGTATCCTTATGCAGGATACCGAATCTTTGTGGCGGAAGTCGCATCCACCTGCAATGAATCTTTGCTGATTCATGATCTGATTGGAAAAGCCAGGGATGATTCAGAAAAAGCGTATTTGATTAATTATTTTTTGGAGCAGTTTCGGACCACGGTATACCGCCAGACGATGTTTGCGGAGTTTGAGAAGATTGTTCATGAAAAATGTGCGCTAGGAGAGAGTCTCACTGCAAATGTGCTCTGCGAAATCTATCGGGAATTAAATCGGGTTTATTTTGGAGAGGGAATGGAAATAGATGAGCAGATTGCACTGGAATGGGCCAGAATTCCCCATTTCTATACTCCATTTTATGTTTATCAGTATGCGACAGGATTTTCAGCGGCGATTGCAATCAGCCAGAAGATCATAGATGGGGAGCCGGAAATTGTGGAGAAGTATAAGAGATTTCTCAGCGGCGGCAGCTCTATGGACCCGGTGGAGCTTTTAAAAATCTGCGGAGTGGATATGACCAGCCCGCAGCCGGTGACAGAGGCTCTGAGAATGTTTGAGAGGTATTTAGAGGAGATGGAGTCGCTGACTCTAGGGTAA
- a CDS encoding GntR family transcriptional regulator has translation MSWKLNSNLPIYAQIVEHVQLDIIAGRYHPGDRLPSVRDLASEAAVNPNTMQKALSELERNGLVYSQRTSGRFITEDITMIEKMKEDLATARIKEFLSTMNQMGFHRQEILSLIEKIQKEDAK, from the coding sequence ATGTCATGGAAACTCAACTCCAACCTCCCCATATATGCACAGATCGTTGAACACGTACAATTAGATATTATCGCCGGGCGCTACCATCCTGGAGATCGTCTCCCTTCTGTTCGAGATTTGGCTTCCGAGGCAGCTGTCAATCCAAACACTATGCAAAAAGCCCTATCCGAACTAGAAAGAAATGGATTGGTCTATTCGCAGCGGACCAGCGGACGTTTTATCACGGAGGACATCACTATGATAGAAAAAATGAAAGAAGACCTGGCGACTGCCAGAATCAAGGAATTTCTCAGTACTATGAATCAGATGGGGTTTCACCGACAAGAAATCCTGTCTCTGATCGAAAAAATTCAAAAGGAGGATGCCAAATGA
- a CDS encoding ABC transporter ATP-binding protein, with the protein MSTILECRNLTKTYGAKKALDHINLKLDSGKIIGLLGPNGSGKTTILKLINRLLTVSDGQLLIDGMEPGVKTKAIVAYLPERTYLNPNMKIYEILNYFSDFYEDFDRGRAENMLQKLNLSTQARIKTLSKGSREKVQLVLVMSRRAKLYCLDEPIAGVDPAAREYILNTILNNYDENATILISTHLIADVENILDEVVFIKDGKIRMHESVDDIRFLKQKSVDELFREVFQC; encoded by the coding sequence ATGAGTACCATTTTAGAGTGTCGAAACCTCACAAAGACCTATGGAGCCAAGAAAGCCTTAGATCACATAAATCTAAAATTAGATTCTGGTAAAATTATCGGCCTGCTTGGGCCTAACGGCAGTGGAAAAACGACGATTTTAAAACTGATCAACCGTCTCTTGACAGTCTCAGACGGACAACTTTTGATAGACGGCATGGAACCTGGAGTAAAAACCAAAGCAATCGTGGCCTATCTACCGGAACGTACTTATCTGAATCCCAATATGAAAATTTACGAGATTCTTAACTATTTTTCAGATTTCTACGAAGATTTTGACCGAGGCAGAGCCGAAAATATGCTCCAAAAGCTGAATCTTTCCACCCAGGCCCGCATAAAAACTCTCTCCAAAGGCAGCCGGGAAAAAGTACAGCTGGTGCTGGTGATGAGCCGCCGCGCAAAACTCTACTGTCTGGATGAGCCTATTGCCGGAGTGGACCCCGCCGCCCGTGAGTATATCTTAAATACCATCTTAAACAATTACGACGAAAATGCGACGATTTTAATCTCCACACATTTGATTGCCGATGTGGAAAACATTCTGGATGAGGTAGTTTTCATCAAAGACGGAAAAATACGCATGCATGAATCCGTAGATGACATTCGTTTTCTCAAGCAAAAATCTGTAGATGAATTATTCCGGGAGGTATTTCAATGTTAA
- a CDS encoding YbjQ family protein, with the protein MLLTTTHVLQGRTYEELGLAEGATIQTVHFGKDFMNGLKTLVGGELTSYCEMMEKARVIATDRLIACAEKMGADAVIGVSYTTNSIASSAAEILAYGTAIRFTDGK; encoded by the coding sequence ATGTTGCTTACAACGACTCATGTACTTCAGGGAAGAACTTATGAGGAACTAGGCCTCGCAGAAGGCGCTACCATCCAGACCGTACATTTTGGCAAAGACTTTATGAATGGCCTAAAGACACTGGTAGGCGGAGAGCTCACCTCTTATTGCGAGATGATGGAGAAGGCCCGCGTGATCGCCACAGACCGCCTGATCGCCTGTGCCGAAAAAATGGGAGCGGACGCGGTGATCGGAGTATCCTACACCACAAATTCTATCGCTTCCTCTGCTGCCGAGATTCTCGCCTACGGAACTGCGATTCGTTTTACTGACGGTAAATAA
- a CDS encoding phosphoribosylaminoimidazolecarboxamide formyltransferase, translated as MKELALKYGCNPNQKPSRIYMADGSELPIKVLYGKPGYINFLDAFNGWQLVRELKKATGFPAATSFKHVSPAGAAIGLPLSETLAKIYWVDDLGELSSLACAYARARGADRMSSFGDFIALSDECDKDTAMLIKREVSDGVIAPGYTQEALEILSQKKKGNYNVIQIDADYVPAPLEHKEVFGVTFEQGRQELPIDDELLSNVVTAKKELSEEAKRDLKISLITLKYTQSNSVCFVKDGQAIGIGAGQQSRVHCTRLAGQKADNWFLRQSPKVMNLPFKDDIKRAERDNAIDVYIGEEYMDVLADGAWEKVFTEKPEVFTREEKRQWLDKMTGVTLGSDAFFPFSDNIERAHKSGVQYIAQPGGSVRDDLVIETCDKYGMAMAFTGIRLFHH; from the coding sequence ATGAAAGAACTGGCATTAAAATATGGATGTAATCCGAATCAGAAGCCTTCCAGAATCTATATGGCCGATGGCAGTGAACTGCCGATCAAGGTGCTCTATGGAAAACCTGGATATATTAATTTTTTGGATGCCTTTAATGGATGGCAGCTGGTGAGGGAATTGAAAAAAGCTACGGGTTTTCCGGCGGCAACCTCCTTCAAACATGTGTCCCCAGCAGGAGCAGCCATTGGGCTTCCCCTTTCTGAGACACTGGCCAAGATTTACTGGGTGGATGATTTAGGAGAACTGTCTTCACTGGCCTGCGCTTATGCGAGGGCAAGAGGGGCAGACCGAATGTCGTCTTTCGGGGACTTTATCGCTCTTTCTGATGAGTGCGATAAGGACACGGCGATGCTGATTAAACGGGAGGTCAGCGATGGAGTGATCGCGCCGGGTTATACCCAGGAGGCCTTGGAGATACTTTCCCAGAAGAAAAAAGGCAATTATAACGTGATTCAGATTGACGCGGACTATGTGCCAGCTCCACTGGAACACAAGGAAGTATTCGGGGTGACTTTTGAGCAGGGAAGACAGGAGCTGCCCATTGACGATGAACTGTTGTCCAATGTAGTGACAGCGAAGAAGGAGCTGAGTGAGGAGGCTAAGAGAGATCTGAAAATCTCGCTGATTACTCTAAAATATACACAGTCCAATTCCGTGTGTTTTGTGAAAGATGGTCAGGCAATTGGAATCGGCGCTGGCCAGCAGTCTAGAGTACACTGTACCCGTCTGGCGGGCCAGAAGGCGGATAACTGGTTCCTTCGTCAGAGTCCTAAGGTTATGAATCTTCCTTTTAAGGACGATATCAAACGTGCAGAGAGGGACAATGCGATTGATGTGTATATTGGAGAAGAGTACATGGATGTCCTGGCCGATGGTGCGTGGGAGAAGGTATTCACAGAGAAGCCAGAAGTGTTTACGAGAGAGGAAAAGCGGCAGTGGCTGGATAAGATGACTGGCGTGACTTTGGGTTCAGATGCGTTCTTTCCATTCAGCGATAACATCGAACGGGCGCATAAGAGCGGTGTTCAGTATATTGCGCAGCCAGGAGGTTCGGTTAGAGATGATTTGGTCATTGAGACCTGCGATAAATATGGAATGGCTATGGCGTTTACGGGCATCCGCTTGTTTCACCACTAA
- a CDS encoding IMP cyclohydrolase, with translation MEMLSLAKELKSNSYPGRGIILGRSKDGTKAVAAYFIMGRSENSRNRVFVEEGEGIRTQAYDPSKLTDPSLIIYAPVRVLGNKTIVTNGDQTDTIYEGMDRQMTFEQSLRSREFEPDAPNYTPRISGVMHVENGKYSYALSILKSNNGNPQACDRFTFAYENCVAGEGRFIHTYKCDGNPLLSFEGEPKLVEIPDDMEAFTELIWENLNEDNKVSLFVRYIDIETGKYETKIVNKNQ, from the coding sequence ATGGAAATGCTATCGTTGGCTAAAGAGCTAAAAAGCAACTCTTATCCAGGACGTGGAATTATCCTGGGGCGTTCCAAAGATGGAACTAAGGCAGTGGCTGCCTATTTTATTATGGGTAGAAGTGAGAACAGCCGGAACCGAGTTTTTGTGGAGGAGGGAGAGGGAATTCGCACACAGGCATATGACCCCTCGAAGCTTACCGATCCTAGCTTGATTATCTACGCTCCGGTCCGAGTTTTGGGCAACAAGACGATTGTCACCAACGGCGATCAGACGGATACTATCTATGAGGGGATGGACCGCCAGATGACATTTGAGCAATCTCTGCGCAGCCGTGAATTTGAGCCCGATGCACCGAATTACACGCCGAGAATCTCAGGGGTGATGCATGTAGAGAACGGAAAATACAGCTACGCTCTGTCAATCTTAAAGAGCAACAACGGAAATCCCCAGGCCTGTGACCGTTTTACTTTTGCCTATGAGAACTGTGTGGCTGGAGAAGGGCGTTTTATCCATACCTACAAGTGTGATGGAAATCCTCTTTTGAGTTTTGAGGGCGAACCTAAGCTGGTGGAGATTCCAGATGATATGGAGGCGTTTACGGAGTTGATATGGGAAAACCTGAACGAAGACAATAAGGTTTCCCTGTTCGTACGCTATATCGATATCGAGACAGGCAAATATGAGACGAAAATTGTGAATAAGAATCAGTGA
- a CDS encoding N-acetylmuramoyl-L-alanine amidase family protein: protein MTRQRRATGSRNSARRTASVPKGYRQRRPQRKKQKRKENYIWLAVGCLVLLLLLFTGGRLVLKSLQAEKTARAYLDMEDPLRGAPPLDVELLTVNPYSRPGTPLEEVKYVAIHYTANPGSTAKNNRDYFEGLKDNHSNEVSSHFVVGLEGEIVQCIPTNEISYATNSRNVDTLSIECCHLDETGKFNEATYQSLVELTAYLCNRFGLDIDHVIRHYDVTGKNCPKYYVEHPEAWEQLKKDISAEMEAKRKELE, encoded by the coding sequence ATGACGAGACAGAGAAGAGCGACTGGCAGCAGAAATTCTGCCAGAAGAACTGCTTCGGTCCCCAAAGGCTATAGGCAGAGGAGACCGCAGAGAAAAAAACAAAAGAGAAAAGAAAACTACATATGGCTGGCAGTGGGGTGTCTAGTACTGCTTTTGCTTCTTTTCACAGGAGGGCGTCTGGTATTAAAATCTCTACAGGCTGAGAAGACGGCTAGAGCCTATCTGGACATGGAAGACCCTCTGAGAGGGGCTCCTCCGCTGGATGTGGAGCTGTTGACTGTGAATCCATATTCCAGGCCGGGAACGCCTCTAGAAGAGGTGAAGTATGTGGCGATTCACTACACTGCGAATCCAGGCTCTACAGCTAAGAATAACAGAGATTACTTTGAAGGGCTGAAAGACAATCATTCTAACGAGGTGAGTAGTCACTTTGTCGTAGGCTTGGAGGGGGAAATTGTACAGTGTATTCCTACGAACGAGATTTCCTATGCGACCAATTCCAGAAATGTGGATACTCTTTCTATTGAGTGCTGTCATTTAGATGAGACGGGAAAATTTAATGAAGCCACGTATCAGTCTTTGGTGGAATTGACAGCTTATCTGTGTAATCGTTTTGGGCTGGATATAGATCATGTGATTCGCCACTATGATGTGACGGGAAAAAACTGTCCGAAGTATTATGTGGAACATCCAGAAGCTTGGGAACAGTTAAAAAAAGATATTTCAGCAGAGATGGAGGCCAAGAGAAAAGAGTTGGAGTAA
- the guaB gene encoding IMP dehydrogenase, with translation MGTIIGEGITFDDVLLVPAYSKVIPNQVDVSTYLTKKVKLNIPMMSAGMDTVTEHRMAIAMARQGGIGIIHKNMSIEAQADEVDKVKRSENGVITDPFFLSPEHTLKDANDLMAKFRISGVPITEGKKLVGIITNRDLKFEEDFSKKIKESMTSEGLITAKEGITLEEAKKILAKARKEKLPIVDDEYNLKGLITIKDIEKQIKYPLSAKDAQGRLLCGAAVGITSNVLARVEALAKVNVDVIVVDSAHGHSENILRAVREIKAAYPELQLIAGNVATGEATKALIEAGVDAVKVGIGPGSICTTRVVAGIGVPQITAVMDCYEVAKEYGIPVIADGGIKYSGDITKAIAAGANVCMMGSIFAGCDESPGTFELYQGRKYKVYRGMGSISAMENGSKDRYFQEDAKKLVPEGVEGRVAYKGHVEDTVYQLMGGLRSGMGYCGAENIEKLKTTGKFVKISSASLKESHPHDIHITKEAPNYSIEE, from the coding sequence ATGGGCACTATCATCGGGGAAGGGATTACTTTTGATGACGTATTGTTAGTTCCTGCATACTCAAAAGTAATACCAAATCAGGTAGACGTTTCCACTTATTTGACGAAAAAGGTAAAATTGAACATTCCTATGATGAGCGCAGGAATGGACACTGTGACCGAACACCGCATGGCGATTGCAATGGCAAGGCAGGGTGGTATCGGAATCATACACAAGAATATGTCCATCGAAGCGCAGGCAGACGAAGTGGACAAGGTAAAACGTTCTGAGAATGGTGTAATTACAGATCCATTTTTCTTGTCACCCGAGCACACATTGAAAGATGCCAATGACCTTATGGCAAAATTCCGTATTTCAGGAGTTCCGATTACGGAAGGCAAAAAACTAGTGGGAATCATTACCAACCGTGATTTGAAATTTGAGGAGGATTTCTCAAAGAAAATTAAAGAGTCGATGACCTCAGAGGGACTGATTACGGCAAAAGAAGGCATCACTCTAGAAGAAGCGAAGAAGATACTGGCAAAGGCCAGGAAAGAGAAACTACCCATTGTTGATGATGAATATAACTTAAAAGGCTTAATTACAATTAAGGATATTGAAAAACAGATTAAATATCCACTTTCAGCAAAAGATGCGCAAGGACGTCTGCTCTGTGGGGCAGCTGTCGGAATTACTTCGAACGTACTGGCACGTGTGGAGGCTCTGGCAAAGGTGAATGTGGATGTGATCGTTGTAGACTCTGCCCATGGACATTCTGAGAACATTCTGCGTGCCGTTCGTGAGATCAAGGCCGCTTATCCGGAACTTCAACTGATTGCGGGAAATGTGGCGACCGGAGAGGCGACGAAAGCTCTGATCGAGGCAGGTGTGGACGCGGTAAAAGTGGGAATTGGTCCTGGTTCTATCTGTACTACACGTGTGGTTGCTGGAATTGGTGTGCCGCAGATCACAGCAGTTATGGACTGCTATGAGGTGGCGAAGGAGTATGGAATTCCGGTTATCGCAGACGGCGGAATCAAGTATTCCGGGGATATTACGAAGGCGATTGCGGCAGGCGCAAATGTCTGCATGATGGGAAGTATTTTCGCAGGTTGTGATGAGAGCCCAGGAACTTTTGAATTGTATCAGGGAAGGAAGTATAAGGTATACCGTGGAATGGGTTCCATCTCTGCGATGGAGAATGGCAGCAAAGACCGCTATTTCCAGGAAGACGCAAAGAAGCTGGTACCAGAAGGCGTGGAAGGCCGTGTGGCATATAAAGGCCACGTGGAAGACACGGTATATCAGTTGATGGGTGGTCTGCGCTCAGGTATGGGATATTGTGGAGCAGAGAATATCGAGAAATTAAAGACTACCGGAAAATTTGTAAAAATTTCCTCCGCGTCCTTGAAGGAGTCACATCCTCACGATATTCATATCACAAAGGAAGCTCCGAATTACAGCATTGAAGAGTAA
- a CDS encoding DUF6106 family protein yields the protein MGDLYAECLVKKEKTGKDTLLKAGSIAAVVILALFVVLVSPLFMVFAVVAGVLVYFFVFPKTDIEYEYLYVNGELDVDVIMAKSKRKKAKTLEMNHVDIMAPIRSHRLDYYNHNGKLKVLDYSSGNSERNRYAMIVKLDQQTCKVILEPDETMLQMMKKSAPSKVFLD from the coding sequence ATGGGCGATTTATATGCGGAATGTCTGGTTAAGAAAGAAAAAACCGGAAAGGATACCTTGTTAAAAGCAGGCTCCATTGCAGCTGTGGTGATACTGGCGCTGTTTGTCGTCCTGGTGTCGCCTCTGTTTATGGTATTTGCGGTGGTGGCAGGGGTTCTGGTGTACTTTTTTGTCTTTCCCAAGACAGACATAGAATATGAATATCTCTATGTGAATGGGGAGTTGGACGTGGATGTAATTATGGCAAAGAGCAAGCGCAAAAAGGCAAAGACTCTGGAAATGAATCATGTGGACATCATGGCCCCCATTCGTTCTCATCGTTTGGACTATTACAATCACAATGGCAAGCTGAAGGTGCTGGACTATTCATCAGGAAATTCTGAAAGAAACAGGTATGCGATGATTGTGAAGCTGGACCAGCAGACCTGTAAAGTGATCTTAGAGCCGGATGAAACTATGCTTCAGATGATGAAAAAAAGTGCTCCGTCCAAAGTTTTTTTGGATTGA